AGGCTTCCTGAGGCCATgtcaactctttctctctttgaccTGTGCAGCTGTTTAAGGCGCTGTCCCTTGCAAGAGACCCCATTACGGAAGGATGCACTCAACTCCTGTTAGCTGttcctcgagagagagagagagagagagagagagggcagcgcttTTGGTTTTCATGCCAGCCCTGGTACCACAATTAGGTTCCTGGTCTCACAGCAGAGGATGGGAGACAGGAAGTCTGTCAGTGGCTGGTGGCTGTGATGGAGGGGAAACCCGCCttcagacaggcagagggagaaacGCTGCTTCCAGTGGCCGCtcggggagagggggtggtgttttttttctctatttttgtgCATTCTTTGAAATGCTAACTGTAAATAAAAAACCTGAGCACTGTAAATAGACGCGGCCCAGTTTCAATTCAaccacactgcccctccccctctcctccactgGCGGTGAATCTGCAGCCAAGCCTGTCATATCGAGAGTGTGTGGTGAATGGAAACTGTACGCCAAACCATAAGGGacaggtggtggcggggggagggggagaggcgggtgggggggggggggggggggggggggggggaagaggctgCGGTGAGGTGAATGGCAGAACATTCAAAAGTTCCTTCACGCATCTCCTCCCCCTTGCAGCTAATCGCAAGCGGGCGATCCTGGAAGCAGGCAGGGTCCTTAGGTGAGGGTAGCAGGAAAAAGCTGCATCCTTGCGGGTGATGTCTCGCCCCAACGCTGGTGGCAATCAGGTGCCAGGCTGCTTTGATACGAATTTCACTCTCTTGGCCGAAGTCAATATCGGGGGGGGGGGATTGTAAAGCCGGCAGCCCTCCCCTTCCCGAGGGGCCCCGGAGTGTGTCGGCCACTAGACGACCACAGGCCATGTCACGGCCGAGCCACGTCCTTACTTACACACGAGAAATCCGAGCgggggagggtgaggtgggggaggggtcggcgCCGGCAggaatgccccccccaccccacccaccttcagCTCGGCCTGCCCAGCCCGGAGGAGCCAAACCTGGGAAGGGGGCGCCTTGGCTGGTGAGGGGCCGGCACAGCACGGTGGCACACACCTGGCGGCCTCTTCACCTGCTGGAGCCGCGCGGCCCTCCCGCTCGCTCAGTTGTTCGAGCGGAAGTGCTCTGGGCGGAGATTCGAATCGCGGGCAACCCGGACAGCCCCGTCGATACcaaatggtggtggtgggggaggtgttggggtgggAACAGGCTGAACAGCGCCAGGGGGCGGGTGTGGTCAGAAATAGCGTCTGCAGTCCAAGTGGCGCTGGAGAGAAGCGATTGAAGGATAAGGTCACGGCCGCGGATGCCACCTCCGTCGAGAGACCCCAGCTCCCCGCCTCTCCGGAGCAGTCACGACGCGGAGATTCCTGCGCTGTGGGGAGGCACCATCATCGGGGGCAGAAACATGGACTTGAGCTTGGCGGACATGGCTGCTATCTCGGGGTCCTGTCCTTCGTAGGTCTTGACGATCCGCGCAAACTTCAGCACACCTTCAAAAGACGAAAAGGAgaagcggggggttggggggtaaaATAAATGTCGGTGTTTACTCGGGTGCACTCCTACAGGGGATGCAGAGTTAGCATGCAGGGTACAGCGAGGAAGGCAAATGGCGTTTGGCCATTAGTGCGCGGGGAATTGGAGTACAGGAAGAAGGAAGTCtcgctacaactgtacagggctttggtgaggccacacctggaactgtgcgcgcagttttggtctctatattAAAGGAAGGTTACActtgcgttggaggcagttcagctAAGGCTCactggattggtccctgggatgagagggttggaCTGTGACGAGAGGCTGGGTAAATTGGGCCTCTACTCTCTGGAATttggagaatgagaggcgatctcaacGAAACATACAAAAATATAACGGGGTTTGGCAGGGTGAACAgggagaggttgtttccactcaCTGGGGAACCTAGAGCACATGGCCACAGTCTCGGGGGCCggtcatttaggacagagattcgGAGAAATCCCTTCActctgagggtggtgaatctttggaattctctactgcaaAGTGTTGTGGACGCTCCGTCGTTGAACACCTTgaaggctgggatggacagatgTTTGGCCTCTCAGCGGATCAAGGGAAAGAGGGGAGTGTGcaggaaaagtggagttaaggccgatGACCGGCCACGACCTGACTGACTGGCGGAGCCACACGGTCCAATCCTGCCCCTGTTACGTTCCTATCCTGCCCTTAgttacaccccaccccccccccgccattttACATCCTGACACTTGACAACCTGCAATTCGCATGTTTCACGCAGGTCTGTCTCTTCAGAGCAGCTTGAAGGGTTAAATCACTAGGGTAGGCTGCCCAAGCTCCTTTGGATTTGGATTTAAGCACCGTGAAAGGATTCCACAGTCTCGATCGAGAGGAATTATTTCCTCCGATGAAGGGAATTCCTGAACAAGGAGGCATCTCCTTAAAATTAGGAGCTGGGCGGCTtcggggtgatgtcagggggaggagcacttcttcacacaaaagatCAGGGAAATCTGGAACCTTCTCAGCAGCAAAAGGCTGTGAATGCAAGGGGGAAACAAGAGAGATTTTCAGAACAGATTTCAGCTGAGCAATGGCTATGAAGGGATAGGGACCAAAGATGGATCTGAGGCAGAGATCAGCCGTGATCCGAATGAATAGTGAAACAGGCTCCAGGGGCTAAgcgggatcctcctgttcctgggtCCCTGGACGCCAAGGACAACCAGTGACAATATGCTACACAGTTCAGACAGAACCGTGATGATTGCTGCTTTGCTTCCTCGGTTGCTGAGTTTACAACTTCAttgcaagagagaatctaactatggcctcccctgatgttcaatggcattatcattgctgaattctcccactatcatcatcctgggggttaccattgaccaggaactgagctgaaccagccatgtaaatactgtggctacaagaggaggtcagaggctgggaattatgaggtgagtaactcaccgcctgactccccaaagcctgttcaccatctacaaggcgtgtgattggaatactccccacttgcctagatgagtgcagctcccataacactcgagaagctcaacattgtcccggacaaagcagcccacttgattggcatcccatccaccaccttaaatgttcactccccccaccactgactcaCAATGGCACAgtctgtaccatctgcaagatgcactgcagcaactcactaaggctcttagaatagcaccttccaaaccagcaacctctaccacctagaggacaagggcagcacatgcatgagaacaccactgcctgcaagatcccctccaagccactcaccatcctgacttggaaatatatcgccgttccttcactgttgctggatcaaaatcctggaacttcctccctaacagcactgtgggtgtacctacaccacatgggctgcagaggatcaagaaggcagttcaccaccaccttctcaagggcaattagggatagccagccatgcccacatTCTGCGAAAGAATTTAAATAAATGTCTTTGACTCAGATATTTCCACCCAAgcctttttgtgtacagttctggtcaccatattatctaaggacataattgctctggagggagtacagagaagattcacaagaatgttgccatggcttgaaaattgcagctatgaggagagatttgataggctcgggttgttttccttagaacagaggaggctgagggatgacctgattgaggtgtccaaaattatgaggggcctagatagaacaGACAGAGAAAACTTGTTTCcactagctgaggggtcaattactggAGGTGATAGGTTAAAGGTGATTTttaggaggattagaggggacatgaggaaaaatgttttcacacaaagggtggtgggtgtctggaattcactgcctgaatcggtggttgaggctgaaacgctcgactcatttaaaaggcaccccgATCTGcgtctgaagtgctgtaacctgccaGTGTACGGACCGGgagctgggaagtgggattaagaatgagcggctagtttctgttttctctttttggccagaacagacacgatgggctgaatggcttctttctgcgcGGTAACTTTTCTCTGTTTCCATGGTTCAAGACGGGAACATGTTAAGTAGCAGGTGGTTGGTTGATGTCGGAGTCGGGGAGTTTACTCCAGTCTGAAGGTGgggcgggaggggtgggggtggggaaggggggggggggggtgatggggaggttgAGGAAGGAGCTcctgggaggaggggagggtgctCTAGTAGGGAAGGGGGCAGTCTCCAGTGGGGAGGGGCTCCAGCTTAATTCCAACAGGCCACACACTTGCCTTCTCCGTCATTACTGAAGCCATACGATTTGATAACATCCTGCTGGATCTGGGTTGCCACAGGCAGTACAAACTGCAGCATCTTGCCCATGTCGTTGCAGGCGTTGTCGCGAGCCTCCTCCATCCTGATGGCATTCTCGGGGGAACTGAAGGCCTTAATCACTTCAGCCAAAACCActgagcgaaggagagagagagagagaatcagtcagAGTGTCACAGAGACAGTGAGTAAGGGAGCAGGTCAGACTGAGGGAAAAGACACTGGAAATGGTGCAGAGCATGAGCTTCAGATTCTTCTACATCGCACTCTGGCACAGCCCCTGGGTCAAAGTAGATCCATAATCCCAGAGTAACCCCCAACCCTGGAATAATTCCCAATCCCAGACCAATCCCCAGTCCCAGACTGATCCCCAATCCCGGATTGATCCCCCAAACCCAGAATAATCCCCAATCTTGGACAGATCAATAATCTTGGAATGATCCCCAATCCCGGACCGATCCCCAATCCCGGAATAATCCCTAAACCCAGACCAATCCCCAATCCCGGAATGATCCCCAATCCCGgaccaatccccaatcccagaTTGATCCCCAATCCCGATCCCAGGATAACCCCCGGCCTCTCCTCCCTCACCTTTCGCCTGCTCCAGGCTCAGGCCGGCCGGCGGTTGTTGCGCCGCCGCCGCTGCcatttcactgtctcggtgcccGGGACAAATCCAGCCACCGCCTGGGCCTCAAACTCTGAGCAATAGAGACCGGGACCAACCCGGGAGGACAGGCCGGAGGACCGAGCCCGAACCCGAACTGGGACCAGCGCCGCCAGGAGGCCGGAGGACCGAAGCGGGGAACGGCGTCACCAGGAAGCCGGAGGACCGAACCCGGTAACAGCGCCGCCAGGAGGCCGGAGGACCGAAGCGGGGAACGGCGTCACCAGGAAGCCGGAGGACCGAACCCGGTAACAGCGCCGCCAGGAGGCCGGAGGACCGAAGCGGGGAACGGCGTCACCAGGAAGCCGGAGGACCGAACCTGGGAACAGCGCCGCCAGGGGGCCGGAGGACCGAACCCGGGACCAGCGCCGCCACGAGGCCGGAGGACCGAACCCGGGACCAGCGCCGCCAGGAGGCCGGAGGACCGAACCCGGTAACAGCGCCGCCAGGAGGCCGCCGGACCGAGCCCGAACCTTGTGCCAGTTCCGCCAGGAAGTCGGAGGACCGAACCCGGGACCAGCGCCTCCAGGAGGCCGGAGGACCGGACACGGTACCAGCGCCGCCAAGAGGCCAGAGGACCGAACGCCGGAACAGCGCCACCAGGAGGCTGGAGGACCGAACCTGGGAACAGCGCCGCCAGGAGGCCGGAAGACCAAAGCCGGGA
The nucleotide sequence above comes from Carcharodon carcharias isolate sCarCar2 chromosome 19, sCarCar2.pri, whole genome shotgun sequence. Encoded proteins:
- the grcc10 gene encoding protein C10 isoform X2, with protein sequence MEEARDNACNDMGKMLQFVLPVATQIQQDVIKSYGFSNDGEGVLKFARIVKTYEGQDPEIAAMSAKLKSMFLPPMMVPPHSAGISAS
- the grcc10 gene encoding protein C10 isoform X1, giving the protein MAAAAAQQPPAGLSLEQAKVVLAEVIKAFSSPENAIRMEEARDNACNDMGKMLQFVLPVATQIQQDVIKSYGFSNDGEGVLKFARIVKTYEGQDPEIAAMSAKLKSMFLPPMMVPPHSAGISAS